Sequence from the Zeugodacus cucurbitae isolate PBARC_wt_2022May chromosome 2, idZeuCucr1.2, whole genome shotgun sequence genome:
TGGATATCggcttgaagaaaaaataaaattcgtttTCTCAACATTATATATGCAAGACGACTCAgacattataataataataatatttttgaaggaaCAAGTTGAAATTGGGTCGACAATAAGGATATAGTTAATGGATGCTAAAAAAGATACATGTTCGAAACATTTTGTCTTGATAAAACCCCATACCCTCATGGAGTTTAAGTTCCTCAATTGTTTTTAATAACTTCAAGATCATTGGCCTCATAAATTGCACTTGATATGAGGGTGATTGAGTATTAAGTCAGAACCGCATAGCGCGAGTAAAAATGTTTATCTCTGTTATGCCTATATGTTAGAGATCGAATGTTCTTTATGAGGGATGGCTCGTACGTTCGATTCAACTCCATTTTTTTCCCTTATAAGCCATCTGATGTCATACTAGGAGTACCCGTATAATAAAGCTCGTAATAACTCAAATATAATCCAGAgtttatatattaggttggccaATATCTACCTTCCGCTTTTtgccttttgaatttcgcggctatgtataaagcgcttcagagctcgtatctggcaatactatacatctttgaaaggtcttgacataacctacaaaacgacgttaTCAtggttagtttggatattgcgttcaacagttatagacgtgtaaacatggagttcactaatgcAGAAATCCgcactattttaaagttttccttgtTAAAggaaaatccgctagagaaacgttccgtgagattaatggtttTTTGggagatggtactctatcacttcgataatctaatatatatctaatatcgtaaatacaaaataatataacatttccAGCAGggtcatttaaataaatatatgtttttgtcaCATCATGCGTATAACTGGCCGATTAGCGATTACTTTTGAATTAGCATTGTAAACtttctatgaaaaaatgttaatcGTCTCCTTTGAACAAAGAGAATCGAGCTATTTTTATTATaccaaaatatttgaacattgtATCGATCGGCAGCATATTGGTAGTGAGCTTGTATATCTGGAAACCTTCGTGCCACCAACGGCGCTACGTGTGTATCTTTTTTACGCAGGTTGAATCGCAATATCAAATTCACTGCTTTGGCGCCGATCGAGATAACATTCGTACAATGTCTGAAGCAGCTTCAGCGCTGGTCTGCGACAGCATCGAAAGCTTGTTGCATTGCTGAGCTAAATGGTATAAAGATCGCGACGCGAACGTGAAATAATCATAATCAACTCGACACTCTTTCAAAACTGTACTTACTGCTGCAAGCCTGAAGATGCGTACATTTGTGGTAGGTGAACTAACGGATACCTTAGAAAGGATTCTAACAAAAGAAACGGTCAAGGAAACAACATTATAACTGATAATTTTCATTTCGATTTTGCAGGTTTTGTGCTTCGTTGCCGTCGCTTCGGCTCAATACAACTATCCCCAGCAAGGCGCTGTCGATCTGTCCGGCTCAAGCGGTGCTGCTCAACtctcccaacccattcaaccaGTGAATGAGTACAACAAGGAGTTCTACAGTTACTCCGCACCCGAACATGAATTCGACGATGCTGGCGATGCAGGTCAATTGGGCAACTCACTGAAGAAGAACTTGCGTGTTGTCTTCATCAAGGGACCCGAAAACACCGGACTTGAAAATGCTGCTTTGCAATTGGCTAAATCTGCTGGTGATGAACGTACTGCCATCTATGTGCTCAGCAAACAGGCTGATATCGGCGATTTGGCCAACAAGTTGAACTCGATCAACCACCAAAGCGCACACAAACCCGAAGTGCACTTCGTCAAGTACCGTACCCCAGCTGATGCTGAGAACGCTCAACGTGCCATCCAGTCCCAATACGACTCATTGCCCGGTCCATCCACCAGCAACAACGGTGGTGCTGCACCAGTCTTGAACTTCGCATCCCAAGCGCAAGCTGCCCCAGCCCCAGCCCCAGTGGCCCCAGCCAACTCGTACATCCCACCACAAGCGTCGTATTTGCCACCCGGCAGACGAGTCTAAGCTTTTGATTCGCTCGATTTGATTGTTGACTAATTTTAAAGAATTGTTTtacttagcatacttttagctCTTAAGATAATAGAAGCATCacaaaaaaactagaaaaaattgcatcttgaaaatagaaaatatataaaaccggAATTATAAAAAGAATAAGTTGTTTAATGATTAAATTATATCAAGGCATCAgctaaaaaagtgtaaaaatttcaTGGGTATCTTAGAtactttttgaatatatttgatcAATACGTAAAGATGACTAATTGTGTATCTTAAGAAAGCCGAGCTCTTTCGATTATGAAGCAAATGCTGAGCTTTTCAGagaacataaaaaattttataagaacttTAACGATTTAGCACGACAGATAGCGCAAGGAGTATGTCGACCCTCACTTCTGGATGAAAGAGAAATATATTGTCATCTTTGGAGTACTTATCACAACTTTCCAGAAGAATATCAATCTCTCCTTCACACGATCCAAAACAAAAGCTCTGGAGGTGAAATAAAAATAGGAAAAGGTGCAAGAGATTCCgaaatcttttaaaatatagCTGGTCCTTGAAAACAGGCCGCATATTCTACAAGTTTGTTACTAACCAGGCTGCTGGTCTGTGCTCTGCTGAATGAAAGGCAGATGAAGCACCTAAGGATGAGAGAAAACCCTAGATGTTCTTGAAACCTGATACCAGAGAGCAGCGAAGCAAAGGCTTAACCACAACCAGGCTGCCGGAGTCTTCAACGATGAAAACGTGATCAACTGAGGATGAGACTAACAATGAGATGATTTTCTGCCATTGAAACACAGACGCAGGCGCAGGTGCAACAATGAAAAACCTCACCAGCTAATCAATTATGAATATAGCTCGTCGTTCTCAAGCTACTATCAACTGGGTGGAGATCAGTTTAATTGTAGATCTTTGCTCTAGCTTGTTCTATAAGTTTTATTCTTCAAAAATCCGTAAAAAGCAAAAAGTTATCAAATGAGAGTAGAAGCTTTCTCCGAATATCTATCTTAACTGTTAGAATAATTTAACATAATCTTTAGAAGAAACAATTCAGAATCCTTATCCGTGCAATGTTCCCAAATTTACATCTCGGCCAAAGCAATGATGACACTTCTACTTTTCAGAACGTCAGGTCTACGTAACCCGAACGATCTCATAACTATATCAATCTAAGTACTGTTATTTTGCTAGCATTTCTTAAATCTATGGGGggaaacaacaacatttcatcAATTTACTTAAGCAACCCTTGCATTCAAGAGATCAATGTTAGAAACCGTGACCAATTACATGAGTATGGTGTGCTTGTAGCTCCACAGTCGTAAATACGCATTAGCATAATTATTTCTCTCTCATAAATAATCTGTGAAAAGCATAAAATTCGTACAACCTGTCGGAGTGCGCCATGGCacctataaaaaagaaaaccttAAGCTGCCGCTTTCTTTTGATCTACGAGCTGGACGCAGTCAAAGGGCTGAGCTTAAGGTTTTCTAAAATCTCCCAACACATTGTCAGcttaaaatgttgaaatgtcAACTAATGATGGCTTGTTTTTTTGGAAGCGTCGCTAAGACATATAAATTGACACATAAAACAGCCCCCGCGaccataaaaaaactaaaaataaaatccgAGCTTGTGGAATGcgctaatatttgttgttaataggTTTTacgttgtttttcttgttgtatTTCAAAGAGAAATACCAAAGCACtcataaaaatgcaaatcaGTCCGAACAATGCATGGGCAGCCACTATATGTTTTCATCTAggtaactgtgtgtgtgtgcgttaaaAGACCGCGGGCCTAAAATattatgcacaacaacaaccacaacactaCAACAACGTATAAATGTTGCAGCACTTTCAAAGCGTTTGCATAAAAACAATAccatcaaattaaataaataagttaaatgtTGCGGATACATAACTATTTCGTCTTTTTAAATAAGGAAACATGAATTTTAGTGATGTGCGAAAGAAATCGATAAAAGTCGAAAACACAGAAATATCTAATCTAATATAGATCAAGATTAAAAACCACTTTTGTTGGGACAGAACACAATCAAGAGTCTAAGACCTTCGACCCAATTGGTATCAGACGCGCTATATGCACATTGTAATATCAAGTATCATAATGTCTCACTTCGTTGAAGCTTTTTGGTATTTTCGGTGAACTTATTTATGGCAGATATCAGTCTTGTGGATAACTGATGGTGActaaaagttttataaatgatATTATTATACCATGTATCTTCTTATGAATGGGAACccataaaaaaaactgtatagaGAGTTACcgatacaattacaacaacagcaggttTGAAGGTTTGAGAAAATAATCACTTTTTGTTGTATCCTAGTTTgttcattaataatattatacccGAGCGAATTGGCGATTGAAAGAAAGCAaacatgttttaaaaattaattttaagattGACAATTTGGTATTTCGACATTACAGAAGGTACAGTTGGCATGTTGGCCAGACCAATAGTACTGCCTGAGACTGTCCAGTAAATGGTCACTTTAGGGTTTATTCGTCAGGAATCTACAATTATTTTCTATGCttagttttttttcatttaagagTGCTACCCGTACttgttgaattaaaataaagcaaGAAGTTTCGAGGAAGGTCATTTTAGAAACGTCAGTATAGAACTATCTAGTACGATTCCCTcagaatacattttaattttgataagcGCTAGAAGAACACCACTTTTCCAAATGAACTGGAACTAATATCTCATCAAGAACTTCTCAAAAGATTGATATAATCTGAATTACTTAAATAACATTAAGAATGGTTCTTCATAGTCTTAATTTGACGTTAAGATCACTTCCTAAATTTGAAAGGACCTCTCtctaaaaattgcattcaaaataGTCCCAGACTGATTCGAGGTTttacgaaatttaatttttaattgtcttATGTGTAGAGAGAGCTCTCAGAGATGCTTCTGAAACTTTAAAATAGACTTTTGATTTCTTTTGATTCTGAACCAATCACAATCTACAATTTCTGTGAGTTTTGGAGTCAATTTAATAAAGTCGGATTATAGGCACCTTGTACCTCCGATGAATGTCGATCAATTTCAAAATTCGATAACAAATTAATGGAATGAAATTTATCGATTAACATTGACCACCACTAATCAATAGAAATCCGCTATTGT
This genomic interval carries:
- the LOC105211914 gene encoding uncharacterized protein LOC105211914; translated protein: MRTFVVLCFVAVASAQYNYPQQGAVDLSGSSGAAQLSQPIQPVNEYNKEFYSYSAPEHEFDDAGDAGQLGNSLKKNLRVVFIKGPENTGLENAALQLAKSAGDERTAIYVLSKQADIGDLANKLNSINHQSAHKPEVHFVKYRTPADAENAQRAIQSQYDSLPGPSTSNNGGAAPVLNFASQAQAAPAPAPVAPANSYIPPQASYLPPGRRV